TCCCGGCGTCGCCCAGGTGGCGACCCGGGTGCAGGCGCCGGTCACGGTGCGCGTGGCGGACTTCCCCGATCCGGTGACCGGGCTGATGATCTCGGTGCCGGATGGCCGCCAACCGGCGCTGAATCGCCTGTTCCTGCGCGCCGGGCAATGGCCGGAGGCTGGCCGCGATGATGAGGTGCTGCTGGCGGAGGCCTTTGCCGACGCCCACGGTCTGGTGGTGGGGGATCGCCTCGCGGTGGTCATCAATGGCCGCTACCAGCGGCTGCGTATCAGCGGCATCGCCCTGTCGCCGGAATACATCTACCAGATTCGCCCCGGCGAGCTGTTTCCGGATTTCGAACGCTTCGCCGTCATGTGGATGAATCGCAGCGCGCTTGGCGCGGCCTTTGGCATGGAGGGCGCCTTCAACAGTGTGGTGCTCAGCCTGGCCCCGGGGCAGGGCGCCGCGAGTGTTATCGAGCAGGTGGATGCCTTGCTGGCGCCCTGGGGCGGGCTTGGCGCCCATGATCGCGAAGACCAGATTTCGCACCGTTATCTTGAGGACGAGCTGCAACAGTTGTCCGCCATGGCCCGCTTCATTCCGCTGGTGCTGATCGGCGTCGCCGCCTTTCTGCTCAATGTGGTGGCGGCGCGGCTGATCCGCACCCAGCGCGAGCAGATTGCCGTGCTCAAGGCGTTCGGCTACGACAGCCGCACCGTGGCGCTGCACTACCTGATGCTGGTGATGGTGGTCGTGTTGCTGGGCAGTGTGGCCGGTGTGCTGCTGGGCGTCTGGCTGGCCTCGGGCCTGGCCAGTCTGTATCAGGATTTCTTTCGCTTCCCGTGGCTGGAATTCCGGCTGCGGCCGTCGGTGGCGGTGGCCGCCGTGCTGATTGCCGGGGGCGCTACCGTGCTGGGGACGTTCAGTGCCGTGCGCGCCGCATTGAAGCTGCCGCCGGCGGAGGCCATGCGCCCGGCGCCACCGGCGCGCTATCGGCGCACCGTGATCGAAAGGCTTGGCCTGCAGCGGTTGTCGCAACCCAGCCGCATGATTCTGCGCAATCTGGAACGGCAGCCGGTCAAGGCCGGGCTGTCCATGCTGGGTATCGCCTTTGCGGTGTCGATCCTGATGCTGACCGGTTTTTCCCGGGGCGCCATCAACCACATGGTGGATGTGCAGTACCGCCTGGCGCAGAAACAGGACGTGACCGTGATCTTCAACGAGCCGGTGTCCTGGCGTGCCGTGCATGAGCTGCGCAGCCTGCCCGGCGTGCAGCATGCCGAAGCGTTTCGCGTGGTGCCGGGCATCCTGCGCAACGGCCACCGCAGCTATCGCGGCGCCGTGCACGGCTATCGGGCGGACAGCGCGCTGTTTCATGTCCTGGATCGTGACCTGCAACCCCTGGTTTTGCCGGAGGAAGGCGCGGTCATCACCGATCATCTGGCGCGGCTGCTGGATATCCGCCCGGGCGACACCCTGTATGTGTCCGTGCAGGAAGGCCGTCGCCCGACCCTCGCCATTCCGGTGGCCGGGCTGGTGACCGAGTACATCGGGGTGGGGGTCTATATGCAGCAGCCTGCGCTGGAGCGTTTGTTGCGCGAAGGCGGCTCTGCCAGTGGCGCCTTTCTGGCCGTGGACCCCACGTACCTGGCGGCGCTGCAGCAGGCGCTGGAAGACCGGCCCACCGTGGCGGCCATCAGTCTGCGGGAAACGCTGATCCGCGCCTTTCGCGATCTGATGGAAGACAACATCCTGCTGTTCACGCTGTTCAGCCTGTTCCTGGCGGGGACCATTGCCTTTGCCGTGGTCTACAACAATGCGCGCATCGCCTTTGCCGAGCGCAACCGGGAACTGGCGAGCCTGCGCGTGCTCGGTTTCACGCGCGCGGAAATTACCTTCATTCTGCTTGGCGAACTGGTGCTGCTGACCCTGCTTGCCCTGCCGTTGGGCTTTGCCCTGGGCGCGGGCCTGTGTGCCCTGATGACCATCGCCATGCAGACGGACCTGTACCGCATCCCGCTGGTGCTGACCCCGGCCACCTACGCCTGGGCCGCCGCCGTGGTGCTGGGCGCCACCCTGTTATCGTCACTGATGATCGGCCGGCTGTTGCGCCGCCTGGATATGGTGACGGCATTGAAAGGCATGGAGTGACACGATGAAAAAAATCAACAAGAGCACCCGTCGCACGCTGCTGCTGGCAGCACTGGCTGTGGCGATTGTCGCCGGCCTGCTGCTCGGCTTCCGGGAGCCACCGGCGCTGGTGGATACCGCCGAGGCGCACCGCGATACGTTCCGGGTCACGGTGGAAGAGGAGGGGCGCACCCGGCTGGCGGATCGCTATGAGGTGTCCGCGCCGGTCAGTGGCCACCTGAGTCGCGTGCGGCTGGAGCCGGGCGACACGGTGCAGCGTGGCGACCCCTTGTTCCTCGTGCAGCCGCTGTATTCCGCGCCGCTGGATGCGCGCAGCCGCGCCCAGGCGGAGGCCAGCCTGGGCCGGGCCGAAGCCATGCTGGCGGTGACCCGCAGCCATGTGGAGGCAGAAGAGGCGCGCGCCGAACTGGCCCGCAAGGAACTCGAGCGCGTGCGTCCCCTGGCCCGCGCCGGGCACCTGTCCGCCGAGGTGCTGGATCGCGCTGAAACCGAAGTCCGCCGAGCGGACGCCGCGCTGCGCTCCACCCGCTTTGCCGTCGATGTGGCGCGCCATGAACGGGACAATGCCCGTGCCACCCTGGCGGTCAGTGGCGGTGCCGACGACGTCGCGCCCCTGACCGTACGCGCGCCCCTGGATGCGACGGTGCTGCGGCGCCCGCGACAGAGCGAAGGCGCGGTCCAGGCGGGCGAACCGGTCATGGTGCTGGGTGATCTGAACAGCCTGGAAGTGGAAGTTGATGTGCTGTCCCGCGATGCCGTGCGCATTCGCCCGGGCATGCCAGTGCTGCTGACGCGCTGGGGCGGCGACGGTGAACTCGCGGGCACCGTTCGGCGTGTGGAGCCCGCCGGCTTCACCCGGGTGTCCGCACTGGGCGTCGAAGAGCAACGCGTCTGGGTGCTGGTGGATATCGACCTCGACCATGCGCTGTCCGCGGGCCTGGGGGACGGCTACCGGGTGGAGGCGGCATTTCTGCTGCGGCACAGCGACGACGTGCTGCAGATTCCGGTCAGCGCGGTGTTCCGCGATGACACCGGCTGGGCGACCTATGTGGCCGATAACGGCCGCGCGCGCCTGCGTCGCCTGGACATCGGTGAGCGCAGCGGGCTGCGTGCCGAAGTGACGGCGGGCCTGGAGGCGGGGGAGCGCGTCATTCTGCATCCCGGGCAGGATATTCACGAGGGGCGCCGTCTTCGCACGCGCTGAGTTTGCCTTGCCCCGCAGCAGGTGAAACCGCCATCATGCCCTCATATTTTTCTGACACCGCATACCTCACAGGATAGATGCGCACCATGCAGACTCTTCACGATTTTCTGGATCGCCTGACCCACAGAGATCCCCACGAAAAGGAATTTCACCAGGCCGTAGGCACCGTCTTCACCAGCCTGTGGCCCTATATCGAACAGCACGATGTGTATGTGAAGCAGGCGCTGCTGGAACGCATGACCGAGCCCGAGCGGGTCATCATGTTCCGCGTGCCCTGGACCGACGACAAGGGCCAGGTCCACGTCAACCGGGGCTATCGCGTGCAGATGAACAGCGCCATCGGCCCTTACAAGGGCGGCCTGCGTTTCCACCCCAGCGTCAATCTGGGCGTGCTCAAGTTTCTCGCCTTTGAACAGACCTTCAAGAACGCCCTGACCACCCTGCCCATGGGCGGCGGCAAGGGCGGCGCCGATTTCAACCCGCGCGGCCGCAGCGATGACGAAGTAATGCGCTTTTGCCAGTCGTTCATGAATGAGCTCTATCGCCACATCGGCCCCGATCTGGATGTCCCGGCGGGCGATATCGGCGTTGGCGCCCGCGAGGTCGGCTACCTGTTCGGTCAGTACAAGCGCCTGAAGAACGAATTCACCGGCGTCTTTACCGGCAAAGGCTACAGCTGGGGCGGCAGCCTGCTGCGCCCGGAAGCCACCGGCTACGGGCTGGTCTACTTTCTGGAAGAAATGCTGCGCGCCCGCGCCTGTGGCACCGAAGGCCAGCGCATTGCCATCTCCGGCTCCGGCAATGTTGCCCAGTTCGCGGCGAAGATCCTCATCGTCCAGGGCGCCAAAGTGGTCACCCTGTCCGACTCCGGCGGCACGGTGCATAACCCTGACGGCTTCACCCGCGAGCAGTGGGACTACCTCAGCGACCTGAAGAACAACCGCCGCGGCCGTATCACCGAACTCGCCGAGGAATACTCACTCGATTACGCCGAGGGCAAGACGCCCTGGCACTTCCCCTGCGACATCGCCTTGCCGTGTGCCACCCAGAACGAGCTCGATGAAAAGGCTGCCCACACCCTGATCAACAACGGCTGCTTCGCCGTGGCCGAAGGCTCGAATATGGGCTGTACGCCGCAGGCAGTAAAAACCTTCCGCGACGCGAAAATCCTCTACGCGCCCAGCAAGGCCGCCAACGCCGGCGGCGTCTCCGTGTCCGGTCTGGAAATGAGCCAGAACGCCCTGCGCATCCACTGGAGCGAGGGCGAAGTCGACGAAAAGCTGCACAGCATCATGCACGCCATCCACACCAGTTGCTGCCAGCACGGCCGCGACGGCGACCACATCGACTATGTCCGCGGCGCCAACGTCGCCGGCTTCCTGAAAGTGGCCGACGCCATGCTGGCTCAGGGCGTGGTGTAGGCTGACGGCGAACGCTTGCCTCATAACGAGGCAGGCCGGGGGCGGGTAAGCCTGTTCGGGACTGTGTGAGGCAGGATGCCGAACGCAAGCCCCCATGGAGGGGTTCACGGCGAGTCCCGAACGGGCTTACCCGCCCCCGGCCTGCCGTGCTACGGAGCCCCTGTACACGATCCCGGCCAGGCGGCTGCCTTGAAATTTTTCCCCGGACCCCCACCTCTGCCCTCATAACATGCCCCCATCCCGGGGCCACAACATTCGTTTGAGGAAGCAGACCATGTCCCAGGCCGCCCAGACCGAAAAGCGCGAATTCCAGACCGAAGTCAAACAGCTCCTGCACCTGATGGTGCACTCGCTCTACAGCAACAAGGAAATCTTCCTGCGCGAGCTGATCTCCAATGCCTCGGATGCCGCCGACAAGCTCGCCTTTCTTGCCCTGCAAGACGACACCCTCTACGAAGGCGACGGCGACCTGCGCATCACGATTGAAGCCGACCCGGCGCAAGGCACCCTGACCCTGCGCGACAACGGCGTGGGCATGAACCGTGATGACGTGGTAGCCAACCTGGGCACCATTGCCCGCTCCGGCACCGCGGAGTTCCTCAAGCACATGAGCGGCGACCAGCAAAAGGACTCCCGCCTGATCGGCCAGTTCGGCGTCGGCTTCTACAGCGCCTTTATCGTTGCCGAGCGCGTGGAAGTGCGTACCCGCAAGGCCGGAGACCCCGCCAACGCCGGCGTTTACTGGGCCAGCGAAGGTACCGGCGAGTTCGAACTGGGTGACATCGAGCGCCCGCAACGTGGTACCGAAATCGTGCTGCACCTGCGCGAAGACGAAAAGGAGTTTCTTGATGCCTGGCGCCTCAAGTCGCTGGTGCGAAAATATTCCGACCACATTTCCATCCCGGTCATGATGGCTGCAGAAAAACCGGACGATGATGACCAGGCCGACGACGCCCCGGCGCTGGAGCAGATCAACAGCGCCACAGCCCTGTGGACGCGCAACAAGAGCGACATCAGCGACGAGGAATACCAGGATTTCTATCGCCACGTATCCCACGATTATGGCGACGCCCTGACCTGGAGCCATAACCGTGTCGAGGGCAAGCTGGATTACACCTCACTGCTGTACCTGCCCGCCAAGGCCCCGTTCGATCTGTATCAGCGCGAAGCGCCGCGTGGCCTGAAGCTTTATGTCCAGCGGGTTTTCATCATGGACGATGCCGAGCAATTCCTGCCGCTGTACCTGCGCTTCATCAAGGGGGTGATCGACAGCAACGACCTGTCACTGAATGTGTCACGGGAAATTCTGCAGAACGATCGCACGGTGGCGTCCCTGAAACAGGCGCTGACCAAGCGCGGCCTGGACATGCTGACGAAGCTGGCGGAGAAAGAGCCGGAGCAGTACCAGCAGGCCTGGGAAGCGTTTGGCAGTGTGCTCAAGGAAGGTCCGGCGGAAGACTTCGCCAACCGGGAGAAAATTGCCGCGCTGTTGCGATTTGCCAGCACGCATACCGGTGAAGCGACACAGAATGTCAGCCTCAAGGATTATATCGGCCGCATGAAGGAAGGCCAGAAGGCGATCTATTACGTAGTCGCTGATGGGCATCAGAACGCGGCGGGCAGCCCCCACCTGGAGATCTTCCGCAAGAAGGGCATCGAAGTGCTGCTGTTGTCGGACCGCATTGATGAATGGCTGATGAGCCATCTGAGCGAGTTCGACGGCAAGCCGTTGCAGGACGTTGCGCGGGGCCAGCTCGACCTGGGTGATCTGGAAGATGCCGAAGAGAAACAGAAGCAGGAAGAAGCCGACAAGGCCTATGCTGATCTGACGGCGCAGATTGCGAAAATGCTGGAAGATGACGTGGCCAGCGTGCGCACCACGCATCGCCTGACGGATTCACCGGCGTGTCTGGTGGTGGCCGAACACGACA
This sequence is a window from Isoalcanivorax indicus. Protein-coding genes within it:
- a CDS encoding ABC transporter permease: MRTLHIKLRRNLWTLREQGLAIALVIAAGVATFVMSLATLDSLRLTQQSVYASQHFASVFAELKRAPEVTADRLAEIPGVAQVATRVQAPVTVRVADFPDPVTGLMISVPDGRQPALNRLFLRAGQWPEAGRDDEVLLAEAFADAHGLVVGDRLAVVINGRYQRLRISGIALSPEYIYQIRPGELFPDFERFAVMWMNRSALGAAFGMEGAFNSVVLSLAPGQGAASVIEQVDALLAPWGGLGAHDREDQISHRYLEDELQQLSAMARFIPLVLIGVAAFLLNVVAARLIRTQREQIAVLKAFGYDSRTVALHYLMLVMVVVLLGSVAGVLLGVWLASGLASLYQDFFRFPWLEFRLRPSVAVAAVLIAGGATVLGTFSAVRAALKLPPAEAMRPAPPARYRRTVIERLGLQRLSQPSRMILRNLERQPVKAGLSMLGIAFAVSILMLTGFSRGAINHMVDVQYRLAQKQDVTVIFNEPVSWRAVHELRSLPGVQHAEAFRVVPGILRNGHRSYRGAVHGYRADSALFHVLDRDLQPLVLPEEGAVITDHLARLLDIRPGDTLYVSVQEGRRPTLAIPVAGLVTEYIGVGVYMQQPALERLLREGGSASGAFLAVDPTYLAALQQALEDRPTVAAISLRETLIRAFRDLMEDNILLFTLFSLFLAGTIAFAVVYNNARIAFAERNRELASLRVLGFTRAEITFILLGELVLLTLLALPLGFALGAGLCALMTIAMQTDLYRIPLVLTPATYAWAAAVVLGATLLSSLMIGRLLRRLDMVTALKGME
- a CDS encoding efflux RND transporter periplasmic adaptor subunit; this encodes MKKINKSTRRTLLLAALAVAIVAGLLLGFREPPALVDTAEAHRDTFRVTVEEEGRTRLADRYEVSAPVSGHLSRVRLEPGDTVQRGDPLFLVQPLYSAPLDARSRAQAEASLGRAEAMLAVTRSHVEAEEARAELARKELERVRPLARAGHLSAEVLDRAETEVRRADAALRSTRFAVDVARHERDNARATLAVSGGADDVAPLTVRAPLDATVLRRPRQSEGAVQAGEPVMVLGDLNSLEVEVDVLSRDAVRIRPGMPVLLTRWGGDGELAGTVRRVEPAGFTRVSALGVEEQRVWVLVDIDLDHALSAGLGDGYRVEAAFLLRHSDDVLQIPVSAVFRDDTGWATYVADNGRARLRRLDIGERSGLRAEVTAGLEAGERVILHPGQDIHEGRRLRTR
- the gdhA gene encoding NADP-specific glutamate dehydrogenase, which codes for MQTLHDFLDRLTHRDPHEKEFHQAVGTVFTSLWPYIEQHDVYVKQALLERMTEPERVIMFRVPWTDDKGQVHVNRGYRVQMNSAIGPYKGGLRFHPSVNLGVLKFLAFEQTFKNALTTLPMGGGKGGADFNPRGRSDDEVMRFCQSFMNELYRHIGPDLDVPAGDIGVGAREVGYLFGQYKRLKNEFTGVFTGKGYSWGGSLLRPEATGYGLVYFLEEMLRARACGTEGQRIAISGSGNVAQFAAKILIVQGAKVVTLSDSGGTVHNPDGFTREQWDYLSDLKNNRRGRITELAEEYSLDYAEGKTPWHFPCDIALPCATQNELDEKAAHTLINNGCFAVAEGSNMGCTPQAVKTFRDAKILYAPSKAANAGGVSVSGLEMSQNALRIHWSEGEVDEKLHSIMHAIHTSCCQHGRDGDHIDYVRGANVAGFLKVADAMLAQGVV
- the htpG gene encoding molecular chaperone HtpG, which produces MSQAAQTEKREFQTEVKQLLHLMVHSLYSNKEIFLRELISNASDAADKLAFLALQDDTLYEGDGDLRITIEADPAQGTLTLRDNGVGMNRDDVVANLGTIARSGTAEFLKHMSGDQQKDSRLIGQFGVGFYSAFIVAERVEVRTRKAGDPANAGVYWASEGTGEFELGDIERPQRGTEIVLHLREDEKEFLDAWRLKSLVRKYSDHISIPVMMAAEKPDDDDQADDAPALEQINSATALWTRNKSDISDEEYQDFYRHVSHDYGDALTWSHNRVEGKLDYTSLLYLPAKAPFDLYQREAPRGLKLYVQRVFIMDDAEQFLPLYLRFIKGVIDSNDLSLNVSREILQNDRTVASLKQALTKRGLDMLTKLAEKEPEQYQQAWEAFGSVLKEGPAEDFANREKIAALLRFASTHTGEATQNVSLKDYIGRMKEGQKAIYYVVADGHQNAAGSPHLEIFRKKGIEVLLLSDRIDEWLMSHLSEFDGKPLQDVARGQLDLGDLEDAEEKQKQEEADKAYADLTAQIAKMLEDDVASVRTTHRLTDSPACLVVAEHDMGAQMRRLLEAAGQAVPETKPTLEINPEHPLVQRLHQQGDGPHTRDLVSVIYEQARLAGGDSLKDAAGYVRRINALLMELQA